aacacgagtggctcctcagactatcagaagtgcaaggcgacatgcactcgttcctctaaagtatgtgaattctttaatttaaaaggaaacaattccgtgatatgtcgtctttgcaaaatggagatggccttccattctagcaccacggcaatgcaccagcaccttaagaggcgccacccggttgcagctgcagatgacagagcaccgtaagttttttttttcaactgtccactttgcactcgatgttgcagtaggctataatacgttatcgacacctaaagttttcgcttatagctattaataatgcgcttatagctatgaatgtcctgaaaaatacatagaggtcactgacaacgcgctgacagacaggaccaagcaggtaacatttaataaagtctcaactttcaaatttggtcattcaaagaaaattaaaccataaataggcctactattttgtggctctttaatgtgtcgtgacagattgcctcagttaaagctgctcgtgaaccgatcatcttttccttggttaatttatagcatcaaataggctaaacatgaatgtagcctacatcagaaggactgttgttttaaccacggaaagacgtcagtacggtagcctacaatccattattcaaattcaaatccaccgacgttagtcttctctctcctgactactttgtcggacaaaaatggagtattatgattgattgatcagatcgccagtcaatcaaactcccggcaaatgtttttttttttacattttatacacccccaccccgatgaaaccggtattaccggtgttgtcacaagtcgattaatcgaatcgaaatcgaatcggactgaaaaaatgaatcattagattaatcgatgcatcgaaaaaataatcgctagattaatcgtttaaaaaataatcgtttatcccagccctagtacacatacttacacagcacaataattatatacaatgcacagtaaacgATACACACaacatagaatacacatacaataaaaaataaaaataaagagtatataaaaaatatatatatacggtagttgtattgaggagaatatttttgacagtccagtgtgagatataagattaataaagtgcagtgctgattattgaccgtgagagatcaaatgttcaaaactgcagtgttgtgtcggagctcgcaacgcagcagccatactcggcgccatcttgagtccagtcACTGGGGAATACTGGATAAGGATTgtgtttaaacatattttataaagATTGCACATAATTTAAAATAGCAATTTCTATCCTATGATCTATTTTAGAGCAGAGAATAACTAGAAACACTAACTTTAAAAGTTTTCTAAACCATTCACCATACTCTTTTACTTAACCTCTGTGCTTTGGTATTAGGATAGCTGATGTATGTCTACATCTAAGGTAGTTGTTTTAAAGATCTCAGAACAGTCTTGGCCTGTACTTATGTTTCCATCCAAGATACAAATTACATGTATACACTAACTGTATAGCAAAAACAATATCACAAAAAACTatttatcactttttttttttatgtgcatctGTAttccaatataaattatataggaatacattttgaaaatcagTTTCAATCGTAGTTTATGTGCATGTCTTCTTAtcgaataaaacatttatccacctcaagcaagcatatacatttttttttgttgcataaacaagcatatacaaacattttggagacaatttgcattttgttgtttccattttttattttatttttaattgcatgaAGATACGTGGCTGGAAACCTAGCAAGACAACAAGTATTCCTTTAACAATAGTTAATGTTGGTAATTGTGCTATCTTGTATGATTATTTATCTAAGTGTGGTTTCTTTTTTATCTCACCAGATCCAGAGGAAATTCTTATTTACTGGAATTGTTTTCACAAAGAGGACATAACTTCTGTATCACTAAGTTTACAATGAGTTGTTTCCTTGAAACCATTGTCAACTAATGAGCTTATTCCTTCTTGATAACAACACTGTAATATGCAGGCCATTAAGAAAGAACCCTATAGTGGAGAGGATGCCCTGGTTCTGGCAGTGGCTTTACAAGGGGCAGACAGTGACCTGATTAACCACAAAATGCCCAACCTGccctttaagaccaagtctacCACCTGTCGTAGAAAACGGGAATTTATCCCAGATGAGAAGAAAGATAATATATACTGGGAGAGAAGGCGCAAAAACAATGAAGCAGCGAAACGCTCACGAGAAAAGCGCAGACTCAATGACATGGTGTTGGAGAATAAGCTCATGGCCCTAGGTGAAGAGAATGCATCACTGAAAGCTGAGCTGCTGTCACTGAAACTCAGATTTGGCCTACTGAGCTCTGCTGCATATGCCCAGGAGGTGCTGAAAATTTCTAATTCAACTGATGAACTCTACCAGGACTTTGTCATGCCAAGTGCAACCAAGGGTTCCTACCTAAGAGAACTGAAGCCGGCACAACTGAGCAGCAGTTGCATATCAGTGATCAAGCACTCACCTCACTGCTCCATGTCTGATGGTTCCGACTCAAGCACACTGACCCAGGGGAGCCCACTTATAAATATTCCCAGAACTCCCGATATCATCAAACAAGAACCCTTGGAAACTAGCAGTTATGCAAAAGACAGGACCAGTTTGAATGAACTTTACAGAAACTACCTTAGTAGCCCGTTCCCTGGAAGCTTCTCCCAATCATCTCCATTCATGCAACTTACCAGATCATCTAGCAATTCACCACGAATGTCTGATGGCGATGATGGGGCCATAAGTAAGTCTTCGGATGGAGAGGATGAACAGCAGGTCCCAAAGGGTCCAGTTCCATCTAGGGCTTATGCAAAGAGTGTGATAGTCTCAACCCTCAAAGTGCCAGAGCCTAGTGCATCAGCTTTGCCCCACAAATTGAGGATCAAAGCAAGGGCCATACAGATCAAAGTGGAGGCTATTGATCCCGACTTCGAATCATCGGGCAAGTCCTCCTCTCCCATGGACATGTCTGCAAGTGGATTCTACCAAATGGGACAGTATGCTACACCGGAGTACATTCAGTCATCTCTTCACCCATTATCTTTGCAGGTGAACAATGCTCAGGACTGGAACCACCAGCCTAAGGAATGGCAAAAAGATCACTGGGAGACACCAGCTAGCTGCAAGCACCGCCTCTGTCCGGACTCACCAGGACTTATGCCTAAACTCATAGGCCTTCAAAGCGATTCCTATGCTAACTCTGACTCTGAGAATGTGTACTTGAAACAAGGCATTGCTGATTTGTCAGCAGAAGTGGCTTCCTTGAAAAGACTGATTACAAAGCGGCAGGGGTCTGTAATTGAGTCCACCAAAAGCACTACTGATCTTGACTCAAACTGAGTTTCCTTTATTTGCACAACGCCTGTTTTTCACTGTGTTTGCTACTGAACTGTGCTGTTGTTATGGAGTCAAAAGGCTGCACTTCATTGAAGAATGGTGTTTTCTGTGCACTTACTGTTGTAATTTGGCATGTCTTCTTGATGACTCCATTTGTTGCCCAGAAGCCAAAAATGGGGCTACTGTTATTAATGTTAACTTTTCAAATTTATTGTATGTTGAATGTTCTCTTTTTGTttacaataaatatatgtaaGGACTGAAATATTCTTGTCTTTTTCCCAGCTCACACATGTAGGCAAGTATATCACAACATTAATAGTGCAACTTCAACATACCATTTACTTTTGAGTATTTGAACATTTAGTACACACTCTGAGGCcaagttaaaattatataaaagtgaCATATCTTTATGTAGTATAAAGAATTATAGGTATATCTATACAATTCAGTATCTATACAAAAGGCAGTTAATGCCAGTGAACAAAAAAATGGTTTGCCCTAAAATAAGAAATTCACTCGTCCCAAATAGAAAAgtttcaataaaatgtaaagttacGTTTACACATGAATAGGGTTGTGACCTCTGGACAAATTTCTGACACAGAAAAACCAAAGCCTGTTGCATTTAGTCAATGAAAAAGCCAACAATTCGTTCAGTGCACAAAACTTAATTTCGTGATTTATCATTAAGTGGCGGAGATATGCATTTCTTGAcataagaaatattaataataattttgttgacTAAAGAAATATAATGAACCAGAACACTAGATTTGTGGACAAAATGCATATCATCTCCACATTATGAGCATTTCTTTTCATGCTTCAACACAAAATGGAATGTACAAAGGCCAGTTCGTTGACCAAAAGAACCTCTTTCAAGTACAAATCTTTTGACATTCAGGGTGCATtttcatcataatcatcattTTTTGCTATCCATTAAATGGAAAGTGCATTCACCCTTATATATATGAAATGaaaggaatgtgcatgaaatcaggTTATGGTGAAGTGTTACTGCAATTTGTCATAAAAACAATCTGCATTCTGTGTCACATAATTAATTCAGTCCATGAAATTTGTCATGTTACACATAATGCCTTACAATATACTGGTAAATATATAGTGGATGGTGTTGTTTTGTGGTGCTGTTAATGCATGAGAACCTTGTAGTGATTTGATAACCAGCATAAACTCAACAGGGTAGATTCTGTAGAGCCGTGGTTCTCAACTGTTGGGTTGAGATGGTCCGTTTTGTTAGGGTTGTGgacaaaaggggaaaaaacaatgctacatGCAACTTATAAAATGCTGCTAAACATTTCAAATAGAGTTAGGATAGCAAAAGAAATGGcctcatcaacttttaaaaggttGGAGAAAATGATCATTGATGTCAAAGGGCTGAATCAATcaaattttacaatatttataaaGTGCAAATGTATCTGTCACTAGGACAATAATACAATACTTAGCACAGTGTTTGTTCCACATGCTACTTCAGCTAATATTTATGCTTTACAAAACTGTCAATTTTACTTTTCAAACTATCATGTTAATTTGCATAATGTTGGGCCTGTACAGTTCACAGTAGAATTAATACACTTTATGTTTGATCATAAGACATTTTTTGTTACATCTGTATGATAAACTGTTACTGTTTTGCGTCGTTACTTGATGTAAAATTTTGCGTTATGCAAAACAGTTGAGGATAGGGTTTAAAGTTCACAATATAGAGGTAACATTGTAGTTAATTCATAAGTAATGTTGGAAAATAATTTGCCCATATTTACGAACAATATTAGCTACTTTTACTTGAGGAACCGTAAGCTTAGAATTAGGATGGTCGGCGAATCATTTGCTCATTCAAAGTCATAGGAGAAATCTCGCTGCAGAGGGAGCAGTAGGTCATTTGACCTCACAAGACACAgcagtttttttgtttaattgttacACACAGCAGTGTAGCAGATGTAGAGTGCTGTTTCAGCTTATTCGACCCCAAACGAGCACTATAGATGACGTCCTATAGAGGGATCTGTCACTACAGTTCAGACATTAAGTCTGGAGATGATCTAATCATTACACTCTTGGATGGTGATTACTCACAAAtgttgggttaactattcctttaagaaagttgtattttatcatgaataaaaaatattataattttttttttaatttgagaatGTATTTAGCtccataatgtgacatttctgagTGAAAATGTCTGATTTCTGACAGATTTGCAGTGTTATCTGAAACTCTGGTAAGCGCAATTAGGCTGttgcattgttatttttttactacTTGTATTATTAAATTTGACAAAAGATTATGAAAACACATTTTCCTTTAGAATAATGTGCTTTGATTAATAGTACTCAATAAAACCTGGGACATTCAGTAAGAAAGCACATATATAAATAGGTTTGATTGttgacaatacattttaatttgtccAATACGTTCCGAttttttatatagtgcttttgtCAACTACTTTATATTGCCGCTAGGTCATCTCAGGCACACTAATCAGATATTTGCAgttgtttgtgtcatgttttgttaaaataaatgaaatcataAAAAACACTCATATATGTACTGTAGTCAGTAGtactaaaaaaatcacataaccTTAAGATTTGACCTAGGGTTAGGGAGGCAAAAAGTATCAGTTCAATGCCTATAAAAGAAACAATTgtacttatttaatttattttaaaatatatttttaattcagaaAATGGGTATATGTTTGCTCAGTGGTCAACATGTTTTTGTCTGAAAAGGTTTGGACCTAAAAGAATGAGTAAAAATGCACCAAAGTGAAGTAGGACCATTTGTGACTAAAACAAGAACACTTATAACAGAACTGGGTGAGTAAAACAGCTGAAAGCATGAATTTCAAAGGTTGCCAGAGTGAAGATGTTTCGAAATTATTAGATCTGGCTAGTTCTTTAGTCAGACAGCTTAAGTTAACAAACTGAGAGGACTTTATACTTTTACACCTTTTACACAGGTCACTGTCTAGTTTTGCCTTTTGTCTTTGTGTAATTGTTACACTTAAACAACAACTGCAATAATGATTTGCCCAGATCAATTGTCATACACTGTTAAACATTTTCTCGTCAAAAAACTGTAAAGAACTGGCAGCAGGGTTGCCAGCAAGTTACTGTGAAATTAACAGCTAGATACTGTTtttacagctacagtatacaactgtaatttagcagcatatagctgtcaaattacatactatctactgttgttgaaattaacagctaagttcccagcatgcactgcagcatgaagaaattacttagattttttactatttactgggttatttttacattgtttttgttgcagttacttgtattttaatgttcagcatTTACTTTTTACGTtaaaagtatgtttgttaattgtcaccattgttgcgttTTGTATGCAGAGAGttgatatctgtgtgtgtcttgtcAACATGTGTTATGATGTAagttcaaaaacatcaaacactcaACTTGCTGATATTATTAAGCTGAAAAATCCTTTACTGTTTTAGCttttatgtgtaatgcatcacTATTGCAAGGTAGGATCAGATATTCAGTCTGACCTTAGGTTTTGTCTTCCAAGTAGCACAGTGCAACAACTTGTGTTTTACTTAAACACAAATTCACTGGCTGGAAgatcataatataataataaacaaggTCTAAGTTTccagctcaagagaacactaatcaccatgATGGTGAGTTCAAACAAAAACaactattgttaaaaaaaaacaacaacaataattaaactaagacttctattaatacttattcttattcttatacaCGTGCcctcgatatattcgactatcgtgggtgctgagacacgggggtatttgaTGATGCCTCTTATAAAGCTACagtaaatcatatatttgatcgtttacatttgtatgttaacTATGATCACTGAACGTCACATGTGGCACTGGTAGGGAAAGAACTATCTGGTGTAGTTGCAGTAGACTGAAACCTCATCCAAAACATTAACCTCCAAAGGgtcaaaatgttataatttgtaatgtagcactgtcgcctcacagcaagaaggtcgtgggttcaaaccctggttgccccggcctttctgtgtggagtttgcatgttctccccgtgtctgcgtgggttctctctgggtactccggcttgctcccaccatccaaaagacatgcaggctaggttaattggtgtctccaaaaataaaaattgccctagatgtggaggtgagtgtgagtgtatgtctgtctatgtgtggccctgcgatggactggtgacctgtccagggtgtcccccgcctttcacccaatgttagctgggataggctccagccccccgcgaccctgtacacaggataagcggttgacgatggatggatggatggatggcatagTTTTCACTGTTATTGTTATACCACTCAAGCAAAACAGGAATGGTTTCACACCATCAGTCGAGAATTGAGGTGCAGTGACTATATGTATAGGCAACTCAATTTGTCCTCTTAACTAAACTGAAGCAGAAGTGCCTGACCTGTTAATTCGACACAAGAGAAGTTTCTCAAAATGACTGTCGGAAAGACGGTTGCGTTTTGGCAGAAAAATGTCCTTTCCAGCACTAAACAACCGCTCACATGCAGCACTGGCTGGGAGACCAGTAGTGCACTTAATGAAGACTCTCTTCATTTTTGATAGATGCTGGAAAGCACTATCAGGTGTGTTTGCTGTAGACTGTAGATAAATGTTCAATTCATCCAAAACATTCTCCTGGTTTCTGGAGAAGTAGTCTGTGATCTCATCGCTTTCATTTTCTGGCTTCCTTGAAACAATTGTCTCTGCAACATGTGGACTGTGTGCTTCTGAAAGCTCCTGTTTTAGTCTTAAGATGATGTCATCTTTTTGTTCATTTGGTATGTAAGACATACAAAACATAGGATGTGAAGCCGTTGCCATGAGATACTTTTTACCAGAAAGGTAACTGAACCTTCTGTTCACACCACTGATGATGGCATTAACTAATGGCCCACAATATTGGAGGTTTTCTTGCTTGAGTGTCTGCAACTTCTCAACAAGAATGTTGATTGTGGGGACCAAGACTCCGAGGTATGCCATTTTGTCTGACTGAAGAACATCTAGGGCCTTGGACACTGGTGCCATCACCTGTGAAATTACACATAAAACATGGCTGTATGCATGAGTGCAAAAATACATGATGAAAATCACAGGATGCATAAGTCATGTTGATTATTATATTCTTAA
The sequence above is drawn from the Xyrauchen texanus isolate HMW12.3.18 chromosome 43, RBS_HiC_50CHRs, whole genome shotgun sequence genome and encodes:
- the LOC127635964 gene encoding nuclear factor interleukin-3-regulated protein-like, which translates into the protein MQAIKKEPYSGEDALVLAVALQGADSDLINHKMPNLPFKTKSTTCRRKREFIPDEKKDNIYWERRRKNNEAAKRSREKRRLNDMVLENKLMALGEENASLKAELLSLKLRFGLLSSAAYAQEVLKISNSTDELYQDFVMPSATKGSYLRELKPAQLSSSCISVIKHSPHCSMSDGSDSSTLTQGSPLINIPRTPDIIKQEPLETSSYAKDRTSLNELYRNYLSSPFPGSFSQSSPFMQLTRSSSNSPRMSDGDDGAISKSSDGEDEQQVPKGPVPSRAYAKSVIVSTLKVPEPSASALPHKLRIKARAIQIKVEAIDPDFESSGKSSSPMDMSASGFYQMGQYATPEYIQSSLHPLSLQVNNAQDWNHQPKEWQKDHWETPASCKHRLCPDSPGLMPKLIGLQSDSYANSDSENVYLKQGIADLSAEVASLKRLITKRQGSVIESTKSTTDLDSN